One genomic segment of Pseudorasbora parva isolate DD20220531a chromosome 6, ASM2467924v1, whole genome shotgun sequence includes these proteins:
- the hbs1l gene encoding HBS1-like protein isoform X3 → MTVSGKKQTMGFDVRSAEENGVVASSVRRGPSPEVTAALTTDTPSKLGAMSEDSNAPTPSRPAGKSKQQLNIRAELEKRQGGKLLLNLVVIGHVDAGKSTLMGHLLYLLGNVNKRTMHKYEQEAKKAGKASFAYAWVLDETGEERDRGVTMDVGMTKFETNSKVVTLMDAPGHKDFIPNMITGAAQADVAVLVVDASRGEFEAGFEAGGQTREHGLLVRSLGVTQLAVAVNKMDQVNWQQERFQEIISKLGHFLKQAGFKDSDVYYIPTSGLSGENLTTRSKVADLTAWYTGPCLLEQIDAFKPPQRSVEKPFRLCVSDVFKDQGSGFCVTGKVEAGFIQTGDKMLAMPPNETCTVKGITLHDEPLDWAAAGDHVSLTVTGMDIIKINIGCIFCDPKEPIRACTRFRARILLFNIELPITQGFPVLLHYQTVSEPATIRKLVSILHKSSGEVLKKKPKCLSKGQNAVVEIQTQRPVALELYKDYKELGRFMLRYVGSTIAAGVVTEIKE, encoded by the exons ATGACTGTGTCTGGCAAGAAGCAGACCATGGGCTTTGATGTGCGAAG TGCGGAAGAAAATGGTGTTGTTGCCTCATCGGTTCGCAGAGGGCCAAGTCCAGAGGTCACCGCTGCACTAACAACAGATACCCCATCCAAACTCGGGGCTATGAGTGAAGACTCTAATGCCCCGACCCCATCTCGACCAGCTGGAAAGAGCAAACAGCAGCTCAACATCCGTGCCGAACTAGAGAAAAGACAAGGCGGAAAACTGTTACTCAATCTGGTGGTCATAG gtCATGTAGATGCTGGTAAGAGCACTCTCATGGGTCATCTGTTATATCTGCTGGGGAACGTTAATAAGAGAACCATGCATAAATATGAGCAGGAGGCCAAGAAAGCTGGCAAGGCCTCATTCGCTTATGCGTGGGTACTGGACGAGACAGGAGAGGAAAGAGACAG AGGAGTGACCATGGATGTGGGCATGACAAAGTTTGAGACGAACTCGAAGGTTGTTACTCTGATGGACGCACCAGGACACAAAGACTTCATTCCGAACATGATCACAGGGGCGGCACAG GCAGATGTGGCTGTGTTAGTCGTAGATGCCAGCCGTGGGGAGTTTGAGGCCGGGTTTGAGGCAGGGGGGCAGACCCGCGAGCACGGCCTGCTGGTTCGATCCCTCGGAGTTACGCAGCTTGCTGTTGCTGTCAACAAGATGGACCAG GTTAACTGGCAGCAGGAGAGATTCCAGGAAATCATTTCTAAGCTCGGTCACTTTCTGAAGCAGGCTGGCTTTAAG GATTCTGATGTGTATTACATCCCTACCAGTGGCCTATCAGGAGAGAATCTGACCACTAGGAGCAAAGTAGCAGACCTTACAGCCTGGTACACTGGACCATGCCTACTGGAACagatag ATGCGTTTAAACCTCCCCAGAGGTCAGTGGAGAAGCCGTTCAGGCTTTGCGTCTCAGACGTCTTCAAAG ATCAGGGCTCTGGATTCTGTGTGACGGGGAAGGTCGAGGCTGGCTTTATTCAAACAGGAGATAAAATGCTGGCCATGCCCCCTAATGAGACCTGCACTGTTAAAG GGATCACTCTCCATGATGAACCATTAGACTGGGCAGCTGCCGGTGATCATGTCAGTCTAACTGTAACAGGAATGGAcatcatcaaaataaa CATTGGATGTATATTCTGTGATCCCAAAGAGCCCATCAGAGCCTGCACAAGATTCAGAGCAAGAATTCTCCTCTTCAATATAGAACTTCCCATCACGCAAGGCTTCCCT GTGCTGTTGCATTATCAAACCGTAAGCGAACCAGCCACTATTAGGAAGTTAGTCAGTATCTTACACAAGAGCAGTGGAGAAGTTCTCAAGAAGAAACCAAA GTGTTTGAGTAAAGGACAGAACGCAGTGGTGGAGATTCAAACGCAGAGGCCTGTGGCTCTGGAGCTCTATAAGGACTATAAAGAACTGGGGCGGTTCATGCTGAGATATGTGGGATCGACCATTGCTGCTGGAGTTGTCACAGAG ATCAAAGAGTAA